The Lichenihabitans psoromatis genomic interval GCGCTCGCCACCTCGCTGGAGACCATGCTGATCGCGCGAGCCTTACAGGGCGTTGGCTCGGCCGCGACGCGCGTGCTCGCCGTCTCGATTGTCCGCGATTGCTACTCGGGCAGCCAGATGGCGCGCGTGATGTCCTTCTCGTTCATCGTATTCCTGGCCGTGCCGATCATCGCCCCCTCGCTTGGGCAATTGATCATGCTGGTCGGGCCATGGCGGTGGATCTTCGGCGCCCTCGCCTTGTTCGGACTGACCGTGATGCTCTGGTCGACGCTGCGGTTGCGCGAAACGCTGCATCCAAACGACCGGATCCCAATCGAAATCCACCGGGTCTGGGCCGCCTACCGCGCCGCCCTCACCAACCGGACTGCGGTCGGCTACATGTTGGCCATGACCATGATGCTGGGCGGGCTGTTCGGCTTCATCAACTCGGCCCAACAGGTGTTCGGCGAGGTGTTCCAGGCTCCTCGCCTGTTTACCGCCATCTTCGCCCTGATCGCGCTGTTCATGGCGCTGTCGTCGCTGCTCAACGCACGGATCGTCGGGCGGCTCGGGACACGTCGCGTCTCCCACGTCGCACTGCTGGGTTACATCTTTTTCGCGGTCGTCCATGCGCTGGTCGCGATCTGCGGTCTCGAGACGATCTGGAGTTTCACCATCCTGCAGGCCGCGATGATGTTCGGCTTCGGGCTCGTGGTCTCCAACTTCGGCTCGCTCGCCATGGGGCCACTCGGCCATCTCGCCGGCACCGGCTCCTCAGTCCAGGGCTTCGTCACGACGCTCGGGGGTGCGCTGCTCGGCTTCTACATCGGACAGCAATTCGATGGCACGGTGGTGCCGATCACGGTCGGTTTCGCGGCGCTTGGTCTTGCGGCACTTGCCTGTGTCGCCTTTGCCGAGAAGGGGCGG includes:
- a CDS encoding multidrug effflux MFS transporter, translated to MTVMAAPSTPSDPGMGSRQFIGLVAALMAINALAIDSMLPALPTIAHSLGLSHPNQQQWIVTAYLIGFGSAQIFYGTLADRFGRKPVLLTGISIYVVCSIAAALATSLETMLIARALQGVGSAATRVLAVSIVRDCYSGSQMARVMSFSFIVFLAVPIIAPSLGQLIMLVGPWRWIFGALALFGLTVMLWSTLRLRETLHPNDRIPIEIHRVWAAYRAALTNRTAVGYMLAMTMMLGGLFGFINSAQQVFGEVFQAPRLFTAIFALIALFMALSSLLNARIVGRLGTRRVSHVALLGYIFFAVVHALVAICGLETIWSFTILQAAMMFGFGLVVSNFGSLAMGPLGHLAGTGSSVQGFVTTLGGALLGFYIGQQFDGTVVPITVGFAALGLAALACVAFAEKGRLFARHSIVQENEAVAGH